A portion of the Bacillus thuringiensis genome contains these proteins:
- a CDS encoding NCS2 family permease, translating to MKGILERTFKLGLHETSPKQEVLAGVTSFFTIVYIMIVNASILSDAGIPLEAGILATVFSSFVGCLLMAFWANAPAILVPGMGVNAFFTYTAVHTLGLTWQEALAAVFISGIIFAIAAFTPIARVLSVSIPKSLKEAITVGIGLFLAFIGLQKGGLVVSNPNTAVAMGKLSNPVVLATVLTLIVALVLFIRNVRGNFLWTIAIGTGIAWLFGLVDTSQIGNSSFSFANYGDVFGAMSFGKLSSLPFWIATFSLSMVLIFENMGLLHGLLEDDRKFPRAYQANAISAMTCGLFGTSPTVSTVESAAGITAGGKTGLTSIVTGLLFFASLFALPFVKLIPDSAIAPILIIIGGLMITSIQQIPLNDFSEGFPAFLIIVMIPLTYSIADGIAFGFIAYPILKVALGKRKEVAPSMYIITCLFLAMFVLHAIG from the coding sequence ATGAAAGGAATACTTGAAAGAACATTTAAATTAGGTTTACACGAAACATCACCAAAACAAGAAGTTTTAGCTGGAGTTACGTCATTTTTCACGATCGTATATATTATGATTGTAAATGCGTCAATTTTATCTGATGCTGGCATTCCTCTTGAAGCTGGAATTTTAGCAACTGTTTTCAGCTCATTTGTCGGATGTCTACTCATGGCATTTTGGGCAAATGCACCTGCTATTCTTGTCCCTGGTATGGGTGTAAATGCATTCTTCACGTACACAGCTGTGCATACGCTTGGACTAACTTGGCAAGAAGCATTGGCTGCTGTCTTTATCTCTGGTATTATTTTTGCAATTGCCGCTTTTACACCAATCGCTCGCGTGCTATCAGTATCAATTCCAAAGTCATTAAAAGAAGCAATTACTGTCGGCATCGGATTATTTTTAGCGTTTATCGGATTGCAAAAAGGTGGTTTAGTCGTTTCGAACCCAAATACTGCTGTTGCAATGGGTAAATTAAGTAACCCTGTCGTTCTTGCGACCGTGCTTACTCTTATCGTTGCACTTGTACTATTTATTCGTAACGTACGTGGAAACTTTTTATGGACGATTGCAATAGGAACTGGTATTGCATGGCTATTTGGCCTTGTTGATACAAGTCAAATCGGAAATAGTTCATTCTCATTCGCTAATTACGGCGATGTGTTTGGAGCTATGTCATTTGGCAAACTTTCTTCCTTACCGTTTTGGATTGCAACATTCTCCTTAAGCATGGTGCTTATTTTTGAGAACATGGGACTTCTGCACGGTTTATTAGAAGATGACCGTAAATTCCCACGTGCTTACCAAGCCAATGCAATTTCAGCAATGACATGTGGTCTATTTGGCACAAGCCCTACCGTATCAACAGTAGAGAGTGCCGCAGGTATTACTGCAGGCGGAAAGACAGGTCTGACGTCTATCGTTACGGGGTTGTTATTCTTTGCATCATTGTTTGCACTTCCGTTTGTCAAACTAATTCCTGATAGTGCCATTGCACCAATCTTAATTATTATTGGCGGCCTGATGATTACAAGCATTCAGCAAATTCCTCTGAACGATTTTTCAGAAGGATTTCCAGCGTTCTTAATTATCGTCATGATCCCGCTCACATATAGTATCGCTGATGGCATTGCGTTCGGATTTATTGCTTATCCTATCTTAAAAGTTGCTCTTGGAAAGCGTAAAGAAGTCGCACCATCTATGTATATCATTACATGCTTATTCTTAGCTATGTTTGTATTACATGCCATTGGTTAA